One segment of Anguilla anguilla isolate fAngAng1 chromosome 1, fAngAng1.pri, whole genome shotgun sequence DNA contains the following:
- the LOC118224574 gene encoding ALK and LTK ligand 2-like: protein MSAQRTPVYMGLILLISTAGYSKQSAAPTDSRAGRSLFQLIMDKVRQTKEQQADDSDNPPYNSNKHYSVETKEMHDYKSYPDHHVLEIFPRDLRQKEIFLKHLTGPLYFSPKCTKHFNRLYHGTRDCTVPAYYKRCARLLKRLAGSPRCMEG from the exons ATGAGCGCACAGCGCACACCTGTCTACATGGGACTCATACTGTTGATCTCCACCGCCGGATACAGCAAGCAGAGCGCGGCTCCCACGGACTCTAGGGCCGGTAGGAGCCTGTTCCAGCTGATCATGGATAAAGTACGGCAGACGAAGGAACAACAGGCTGACGACAGTGACAACCCACCATATAACTCCAACAAACACTATTCAGTCgaaacaaaggaaatgcatgACTATAAGTCTTATCCTGATCATCACGTTCTTG AGATTTTTCCAAGAGATCTCAGGCagaaagaaatttttttaaagcacttgaCAG GTCCCCTTTACTTCAGTCCAAAATGCACCAAACATTTCAACAGGCTGTATCACGGCACAAGGGACTGCACTGTGCCAGCCT ATTACAAACGATGTGCCAGACTTCTAAAGAGGTTAGCAGGGAGTCCACGATGCATGGAAGGTTAA